A part of Paenibacillus donghaensis genomic DNA contains:
- a CDS encoding GGDEF domain-containing protein, with product MGFQPDIKTMIYLFIFGNIFTLLLITTYRISAARETASTFFIGSKWLQLFYWCSLLLWDTLPRGLIIPFTNLLILLGGTLEITALLQMMDMFGRRVKLYYLALMVGSTLSYGVIAVFFNHSALRITSVSFWSMLFFLYPAYRLALNPKGTPLQRILGCFFAVFAVIMLGRAVVALLIVPDMNVFTVNLSQSLYYLAMYLMLIVGTAGFILLSNERSHEKLKRLAAYDELTGVLSRRAFLLESELKLEQAVKKRVPISLLLLDLDNFKVVNDTYGHDMGDEVLRMFALTVEANLGNDDLFGRVGGEEFAILLYGLDEQGCDDKAETLRRAVQSSSVEQIPSSSTVSIGAITLVPGPEVSFNTLYKQSDQALYRAKQEGRNRTVRYRRGEECYEL from the coding sequence ATGGGCTTTCAGCCTGATATTAAGACAATGATCTATTTGTTTATATTCGGGAATATATTCACCCTGCTGCTGATTACCACTTACCGGATCAGCGCTGCCAGAGAGACGGCCTCGACCTTCTTCATTGGTTCGAAATGGCTTCAGCTGTTCTACTGGTGCTCGCTGCTACTGTGGGACACGTTGCCCCGCGGGTTGATTATCCCGTTTACCAATCTGCTGATTCTGCTTGGCGGAACACTGGAAATTACAGCGCTGCTGCAGATGATGGACATGTTTGGCCGACGGGTGAAGCTGTATTATCTTGCCCTTATGGTTGGCAGTACACTCAGCTACGGGGTGATCGCAGTATTTTTTAATCATTCAGCACTCCGGATTACCTCGGTGTCCTTCTGGTCCATGCTCTTTTTTCTGTATCCGGCTTACCGTCTGGCCTTGAATCCCAAGGGAACTCCACTTCAGCGCATTCTGGGGTGCTTCTTTGCCGTGTTTGCAGTGATTATGCTGGGACGGGCTGTAGTAGCTCTGCTGATTGTCCCTGACATGAATGTATTTACCGTAAATCTCTCCCAGAGCCTGTATTACCTTGCCATGTACCTGATGCTTATTGTAGGGACGGCGGGATTCATTCTGCTCTCCAATGAACGTTCGCATGAGAAGCTCAAGCGGCTGGCTGCTTATGATGAGCTGACCGGCGTCCTCAGCCGCAGAGCGTTTCTGCTGGAGTCGGAGCTGAAGCTGGAGCAGGCGGTTAAGAAGCGGGTGCCTATTTCCCTGCTGCTACTGGATCTGGATAATTTCAAGGTGGTGAATGATACGTACGGGCATGATATGGGGGATGAGGTGCTGCGCATGTTCGCCCTTACGGTTGAAGCCAACCTTGGCAATGACGATTTGTTCGGCAGGGTCGGTGGAGAAGAGTTCGCCATTCTGCTCTATGGTCTGGACGAGCAGGGCTGTGACGACAAGGCTGAAACGCTGCGCAGGGCTGTGCAGTCATCCTCTGTGGAGCAGATTCCATCCAGCAGCACGGTAAGTATCGGGGCCATTACCCTTGTACCCGGTCCGGAGGTATCCTTCAATACACTGTACAAGCAGAGCGATCAGGCACTCTACCGGGCCAAGCAGGAGGGGCGGAACCGCACCGTACGTTACCGCAGGGGAGAGGAATGTTATGAGCTTTGA
- the murC gene encoding UDP-N-acetylmuramate--L-alanine ligase, whose amino-acid sequence MDTTERVHFIGIGGYGMSAIARVLLEMGYTVTGSDVAAQELTDKLIAKGAKVYIGHTAEQVKGADLVVYSTALSSDNVEWVEAERLKIPILHRSQMLARLLNERKGVAVAGAHGKTTTSSMIALVMEECGVDPTYIIGGEIMNVGTNAKAGQGEFVVAEADESDGSFLQYHPWLGIVTNIEADHLENYGGDFNKLKAAYVQFMNQLREDGTAIVCCDDENVISLLPEVTGQVTTFGIHSKTADYTATDIVLGDRQLTFTMNAYGEVLGQIELSVPGQHNLYNAMATVIACLKSEIPFEQIAAAIVKFHGAKRRFQVLGEVDEILVIDDYAHHPTEIQATISAAKTTGKRIIAVFQPQRYTRTFFLLDAFSRAFSEADEVIITDIYSPAGEKQIEGVTSAKLVDLIVQNSNAGARYLPTKEDVLADLKPRLAPGDLVITMGAGDIWKVGYALAEELKKR is encoded by the coding sequence TTGGATACTACTGAACGTGTGCATTTTATAGGAATTGGCGGCTACGGGATGAGCGCGATTGCCCGGGTTTTGCTGGAGATGGGATATACGGTTACGGGCTCTGATGTAGCTGCCCAGGAATTAACGGATAAATTAATAGCCAAAGGTGCCAAGGTTTATATTGGACATACTGCGGAGCAGGTAAAAGGTGCCGATCTGGTAGTCTACTCGACGGCGCTGTCGAGTGACAATGTGGAATGGGTAGAGGCGGAACGGCTGAAGATTCCTATTCTGCACCGTTCCCAGATGCTGGCCAGGCTGCTGAATGAACGCAAGGGCGTAGCGGTTGCAGGTGCCCACGGCAAAACTACCACCTCCTCGATGATCGCCCTGGTTATGGAAGAATGCGGCGTCGACCCTACCTATATCATTGGCGGCGAGATTATGAATGTCGGAACTAATGCCAAGGCGGGGCAAGGGGAATTTGTGGTGGCGGAAGCGGATGAGAGCGATGGCTCCTTCCTGCAATACCACCCATGGCTCGGAATCGTCACCAATATTGAAGCCGATCATCTGGAGAATTACGGCGGAGATTTCAATAAGCTGAAGGCTGCCTATGTGCAGTTTATGAATCAGCTGCGCGAGGATGGTACGGCTATTGTGTGCTGTGATGACGAGAATGTGATCTCCCTGCTGCCGGAAGTAACCGGCCAAGTGACCACCTTCGGCATCCATTCCAAGACGGCGGATTACACCGCAACGGACATTGTGCTGGGCGACCGCCAGCTGACCTTTACCATGAATGCTTATGGCGAAGTGCTGGGGCAGATCGAGCTGTCCGTACCGGGTCAACACAATCTGTACAATGCGATGGCTACTGTTATTGCTTGCCTTAAATCCGAAATTCCGTTCGAGCAGATTGCAGCTGCGATCGTGAAATTTCACGGGGCGAAGCGCCGTTTTCAGGTACTGGGCGAGGTGGATGAGATTCTTGTCATTGACGATTATGCTCATCACCCTACCGAGATTCAGGCGACGATCAGTGCGGCCAAAACAACCGGCAAAAGAATTATTGCCGTGTTCCAGCCCCAGCGTTACACCCGTACCTTTTTCCTGCTGGATGCGTTTAGCCGTGCCTTCAGTGAAGCGGATGAAGTGATTATTACTGACATCTACTCCCCAGCCGGGGAGAAGCAAATCGAAGGCGTCACCTCTGCGAAGCTGGTGGATCTGATTGTGCAGAACAGCAATGCAGGAGCACGTTATCTGCCGACCAAAGAGGATGTTCTGGCCGATTTGAAGCCGCGTCTTGCACCGGGCGATTTGGTCATTACAATGGGAGCCGGCGATATCTGGAAAGTTGGGTACGCTCTGGCCGAGGAACTTAAGAAACGTTAA
- a CDS encoding bifunctional folylpolyglutamate synthase/dihydrofolate synthase — translation MEDMTTGTAPLSTYAEAVDWIKSLIPFGIRPGLERITLLMEQLGNPHRRLKFIHVAGTNGKGSTCAFLTSVLLQSGYSVGTFTSPYITKFTNRFQVNGEDIPEETLTELANLLHPLVEEMARTEHGSPTMFEVITAVALLYFGTKAYPDIVVWETGLGGRLDVTNLVTPVVSVITNVGHDHTDILGDTLELIAREKAGIIKPGVPVVSSVTQPEVIAVLREKAATSSSTLYLAGEDFHYESGGIEDGLQQISFKGPFRNLDLSIALKGEHQLSNAAGAMMALEVLRQYMAFMLEDEDLQAGFRNTSWAGRLEQVHASPRIIVDGAHNPEGAESLAASLPKFYKYHKLNLLMGMLANKHHESYFKHILPIVDTLILTEPDFRNPMDAEELKAIAERLREKYAKTDLAIIVERDWGKALQLLKSITADDDLAVVSGTLYLISDVRGTLLQQPDSEKGW, via the coding sequence ATGGAAGACATGACTACGGGCACCGCCCCCCTCAGTACCTATGCCGAAGCAGTGGACTGGATCAAGAGCCTGATCCCCTTCGGAATCAGGCCGGGCCTGGAGCGGATTACCCTGCTGATGGAGCAGCTGGGCAATCCGCACCGCCGGCTGAAGTTTATCCATGTCGCCGGAACGAACGGCAAAGGTTCGACCTGTGCTTTTCTAACCAGTGTGCTGTTGCAGAGCGGCTATTCCGTGGGGACGTTTACGTCCCCCTATATCACGAAGTTCACCAACCGCTTTCAGGTCAATGGTGAAGATATCCCCGAAGAGACACTGACCGAACTTGCGAATCTGCTGCACCCGCTGGTTGAAGAGATGGCACGGACCGAGCACGGTTCTCCTACCATGTTCGAGGTCATTACCGCCGTGGCACTACTCTACTTCGGAACGAAGGCGTATCCTGATATTGTCGTATGGGAGACGGGGCTTGGGGGAAGGCTGGATGTAACGAATCTCGTAACTCCGGTAGTGTCGGTCATTACGAATGTAGGGCACGACCATACTGATATTCTGGGGGATACACTGGAGCTGATCGCCAGAGAGAAGGCCGGGATCATTAAGCCTGGTGTTCCGGTAGTCAGCAGTGTCACTCAGCCGGAGGTTATTGCTGTGCTGCGGGAGAAAGCTGCGACGTCAAGCTCGACGCTCTATCTCGCCGGTGAGGATTTCCATTATGAATCCGGCGGAATAGAGGACGGTCTGCAGCAGATTAGCTTCAAAGGCCCCTTCCGTAATCTGGATCTAAGTATTGCCCTGAAGGGCGAACACCAGCTCAGCAATGCCGCCGGAGCCATGATGGCACTCGAGGTGCTGCGGCAATATATGGCGTTTATGCTGGAGGATGAAGATCTGCAGGCCGGATTCCGCAACACCTCGTGGGCGGGCAGGCTGGAGCAGGTTCATGCCTCCCCGCGGATTATTGTGGATGGCGCACATAATCCGGAAGGCGCTGAGAGTCTGGCCGCAAGCTTGCCGAAGTTCTATAAATACCACAAATTAAATTTGCTGATGGGGATGCTGGCAAATAAGCATCATGAATCCTATTTCAAGCATATACTGCCTATAGTGGATACACTCATCCTGACCGAACCGGATTTCCGCAATCCGATGGATGCGGAGGAACTGAAGGCGATCGCAGAAAGACTGCGCGAGAAATACGCCAAAACTGATTTGGCAATTATAGTAGAACGTGATTGGGGCAAAGCGCTGCAGCTGCTGAAGTCGATTACAGCGGATGACGACCTTGCGGTTGTGTCCGGTACACTGTATTTAATCTCTGACGTACGCGGTACACTTTTGCAGCAACCCGATTCTGAAAAAGGCTGGTGA
- a CDS encoding valine--tRNA ligase, with translation MPTTYDPKAAEQKWYAYWMENEFFKAGQRPDATPYSIVIPPPNVTGMLHIGHALDFTLQDILIRTKRMQGFDTLWLPGTDHAGIATQTKVEQKLRQQGISRHDLGREKFLEQVWDWKDQYAETIHEQWAKMGLSLDYSRERFTLDEGMSKGVRGVFVKLYNKGLIYRGKRIINWDPAARTALSDIEVEYKEVNGHLYHLKYPLKDGSGSITVATTRPETMLGDTAVAVHPEDDRYKHLIGQMLVLPIIGREIPIIADDYVDKEFGSGAVKITPAHDPNDFEMGQRHNLPQINVMDEGGTMNEEAGPYQGQDRSDCRKAITADLKAQGVLVSIEDHVHQVGHSERSGAVVEPYLSTQWFVKMQPLAEAAIQAQKDGSGVNFVPERFERTYLNWIENVRDWCISRQLWWGHRIPAWYSESTGEIVVAYDEEEARRISGLEDLKQDEDVLDTWFSSNLWPFATLGWPDESSEDYQRYYPNNVLVTGYDIIYFWVARMIFSALEFTGQKPFSDVLMHGLVRDAEGQKMSKSLGNGVDPLEVIEKYGADAMRYMISTGSTAGQDLRFRWEKVEQARNFANKIWNASRFALMNLEGVSFADIDITGELNTADYWILHRLNETSREITRLMDSYEFGEIGRQLYNFIWDDLCDWYIEFAKLSLYGTDAAAKAKTQSVLAYTLDRTLRLIHPFMPFISEEIWQHLPHEGQTITLAAWPEYSPALENPAAVAEMNLLMDVIRSVRNIRAEVNVPMSKKIELIVKASSEESLSIISRNDSYIRRFCNTSSFRAGLDPATPEKVMSAVVTGAELLLPLSGLIDIDQEIARLEKEVQNLNSEVERVEKKLGNQGFVAKAPAKVIEEERAKQADYSAKRDKVLARIAELRG, from the coding sequence ATGCCTACCACCTATGATCCGAAGGCGGCAGAGCAGAAATGGTATGCCTACTGGATGGAGAATGAATTCTTCAAGGCCGGGCAGCGTCCCGATGCTACACCTTACAGTATTGTGATCCCCCCGCCGAATGTAACGGGGATGCTGCACATTGGGCATGCGCTCGATTTCACCTTACAGGATATTCTTATCCGTACCAAACGAATGCAGGGCTTCGACACCCTGTGGTTGCCGGGAACAGACCATGCTGGGATCGCAACACAGACCAAGGTGGAGCAGAAACTGCGCCAGCAGGGGATTTCTCGTCATGATCTGGGACGTGAGAAGTTTCTGGAGCAGGTATGGGACTGGAAAGACCAATATGCGGAAACCATTCATGAGCAGTGGGCCAAAATGGGCCTCTCCCTCGACTACTCCCGCGAGCGGTTTACGCTGGATGAGGGCATGTCCAAGGGCGTGCGCGGGGTTTTTGTGAAGCTGTACAACAAAGGCCTGATCTACCGGGGCAAACGGATCATTAACTGGGATCCGGCGGCCCGCACGGCTCTGTCCGATATCGAGGTTGAATACAAGGAAGTTAACGGACACCTCTACCATTTGAAATACCCGCTCAAGGACGGCAGTGGATCGATCACCGTAGCGACCACGCGTCCAGAGACGATGCTCGGCGATACGGCAGTAGCGGTGCATCCCGAGGATGATCGTTACAAACATCTGATTGGCCAGATGCTGGTTCTGCCGATTATCGGCCGCGAGATTCCCATTATCGCTGACGATTATGTAGACAAGGAATTCGGCAGCGGCGCGGTTAAGATTACCCCGGCGCATGACCCGAATGACTTCGAGATGGGTCAGCGCCACAATCTGCCGCAGATCAATGTCATGGACGAGGGCGGAACGATGAACGAGGAAGCCGGACCTTACCAGGGCCAGGACCGCAGTGATTGCCGCAAAGCGATTACTGCAGATCTGAAGGCGCAAGGAGTGCTGGTTTCGATCGAGGACCATGTGCACCAGGTAGGGCACAGCGAGCGTTCGGGGGCAGTGGTTGAGCCTTATTTATCCACGCAATGGTTTGTCAAAATGCAGCCGCTGGCTGAAGCAGCCATCCAAGCGCAGAAGGATGGCAGCGGTGTTAACTTTGTGCCGGAACGGTTTGAGCGAACTTATCTGAACTGGATCGAAAATGTACGTGACTGGTGTATCTCCCGTCAGCTGTGGTGGGGTCACCGCATTCCAGCGTGGTATTCCGAATCCACAGGCGAAATTGTTGTGGCGTATGATGAAGAAGAAGCACGCCGGATCAGCGGTCTGGAAGATTTGAAGCAAGACGAGGATGTGCTGGACACCTGGTTCAGCTCGAACCTGTGGCCGTTCGCCACACTGGGCTGGCCGGATGAGAGCAGCGAAGATTACCAGCGCTACTATCCTAACAACGTGCTCGTAACAGGCTACGATATTATTTATTTCTGGGTGGCGCGGATGATCTTCTCAGCACTGGAGTTCACCGGGCAGAAGCCGTTCTCCGATGTGCTGATGCACGGTCTGGTGCGGGATGCAGAAGGGCAGAAGATGTCCAAATCGCTCGGTAACGGAGTGGACCCGCTGGAGGTTATTGAGAAATACGGCGCAGATGCGATGCGCTATATGATTTCAACCGGCAGCACCGCTGGTCAGGATTTGCGATTCCGTTGGGAGAAGGTAGAGCAGGCGCGTAATTTCGCCAACAAGATCTGGAATGCATCGCGCTTTGCGCTGATGAATCTGGAAGGCGTAAGCTTCGCGGATATTGACATTACAGGAGAGCTTAATACTGCGGATTACTGGATTCTGCACCGCCTGAACGAAACTTCCCGCGAGATTACGCGTCTAATGGACTCGTACGAGTTCGGCGAGATCGGCCGCCAGCTCTACAACTTCATCTGGGATGATCTGTGTGACTGGTATATCGAGTTCGCGAAGCTGTCGCTCTACGGTACGGATGCCGCCGCCAAAGCAAAGACACAGTCGGTGCTGGCTTATACGCTGGACCGCACCCTGCGCCTGATTCATCCGTTCATGCCGTTTATCTCCGAGGAGATCTGGCAGCATCTGCCGCATGAAGGGCAGACCATCACGCTTGCGGCTTGGCCGGAATACAGTCCGGCGCTGGAGAATCCTGCGGCAGTGGCTGAGATGAACCTGCTGATGGACGTTATCCGCTCCGTACGCAATATCCGTGCTGAAGTGAATGTGCCGATGAGCAAAAAAATCGAGCTGATCGTCAAAGCGAGCAGCGAAGAATCGCTCAGCATCATCAGCCGCAACGATAGCTACATCAGACGTTTCTGCAATACGTCCTCCTTCAGGGCGGGCCTTGACCCGGCCACGCCGGAGAAGGTGATGTCTGCTGTGGTGACCGGTGCCGAGCTGCTGCTGCCGTTGTCCGGACTGATTGATATCGACCAGGAAATTGCCCGTCTTGAGAAAGAAGTACAGAACCTGAACAGCGAAGTGGAGCGCGTGGAGAAGAAGCTGGGCAATCAAGGCTTCGTCGCCAAAGCGCCCGCCAAAGTCATCGAAGAGGAACGGGCCAAGCAGGCGGATTACTCCGCCAAGCGTGACAAGGTGCTGGCCCGCATCGCAGAGCTGAGAGGATAA